One genomic segment of Dysosmobacter sp. Marseille-Q4140 includes these proteins:
- a CDS encoding EamA family transporter: MQSERFTVRENKKSAAGACACILAAAALWGIIGVWNRRLMAGGLSPASIVVVRNFGGMALLSAVFALRDRSVFRVKRAHLKYFFGTGVVSVVLFTLCYFTCQKLCSLAVASILLYTAPSFVVVLSAILWKEPVTKRKLAALGLTLVGCALVCGVFAGDLTVTVPGILLGLGAGFFYALYSVFGRYALAHYDSMTVTVWTFLFAGPASLVLLRPAEIAAAFSIRPPLWLTAAGLVAFSTVAPYILYTRGLSQVEAGRASIMASLEPVVASLAGVLVFREPMSALTAGGIVCVLAGVYILR; this comes from the coding sequence ATGCAAAGCGAGCGTTTTACGGTGAGAGAGAACAAAAAGAGCGCCGCCGGGGCCTGCGCCTGCATCCTGGCGGCAGCGGCCCTGTGGGGCATCATCGGCGTGTGGAACCGCCGCCTGATGGCCGGAGGACTGTCCCCGGCCTCCATCGTGGTGGTGCGGAACTTCGGCGGCATGGCGCTGCTGTCGGCGGTGTTCGCCCTGCGGGACCGATCCGTGTTCCGCGTGAAGCGGGCCCATCTCAAGTACTTCTTCGGCACCGGCGTAGTGAGCGTGGTGCTGTTCACCCTGTGCTACTTCACCTGCCAGAAGCTCTGCTCCCTGGCGGTGGCCTCCATTCTGCTGTACACGGCGCCGTCGTTCGTGGTGGTGCTGTCGGCCATCCTGTGGAAGGAGCCGGTCACGAAGCGGAAACTGGCGGCCCTGGGGTTGACGCTGGTGGGCTGTGCCTTGGTCTGCGGCGTCTTTGCCGGGGACCTGACGGTGACGGTGCCGGGGATTTTGCTGGGCCTGGGAGCGGGCTTTTTCTATGCCCTGTACAGCGTGTTCGGCCGGTACGCCCTGGCCCACTACGATTCCATGACCGTGACGGTGTGGACGTTTTTGTTCGCGGGCCCTGCGTCGCTGGTGCTGCTGCGGCCGGCGGAGATCGCGGCGGCCTTTTCCATCCGTCCGCCCCTGTGGCTGACGGCGGCGGGGCTGGTGGCCTTCTCTACCGTAGCCCCCTACATCCTGTACACCCGGGGGCTCAGCCAGGTGGAGGCGGGCAGGGCCAGTATCATGGCAAGCCTGGAGCCGGTGGTGGCGTCCCTGGCCGGGGTGCTGGTGTTCCGGGAGCCCATGAGCGCCCTCACCGCCGGCGGCATCGTGTGCGTGCTGGCGGGCGTGTATATTCTGAGGTGA
- the ybaK gene encoding Cys-tRNA(Pro) deacylase yields the protein MAKKKEEKTNVMRILDQKKIPYTARFYDDSEGPEGTREYGVHVAAALGQDPARGFKTLVARGASKGIYVFEVPVAENLDLKKAARAVGEKSIELLHVAEINAVTGYIRGGCSPVGMKKQYPTVFHETVLDYDTIYISAGKIGAQVELAPRALLDLLGADTADLIVEQG from the coding sequence ATGGCAAAGAAAAAAGAGGAAAAGACCAACGTCATGCGGATCCTGGATCAGAAGAAGATCCCCTACACCGCGCGGTTTTATGACGACAGCGAGGGGCCTGAGGGCACCCGGGAGTACGGCGTCCACGTGGCGGCGGCCCTGGGCCAGGACCCGGCCCGGGGCTTCAAGACCCTGGTGGCCCGGGGCGCCTCCAAGGGCATCTATGTATTTGAGGTGCCCGTGGCGGAAAACCTGGATCTGAAGAAGGCCGCCCGGGCGGTGGGGGAGAAGTCCATCGAGCTGCTGCACGTGGCGGAGATCAACGCCGTCACCGGCTACATCCGGGGCGGATGCAGCCCCGTGGGCATGAAGAAGCAGTACCCCACGGTGTTCCATGAGACGGTGCTGGACTATGACACCATCTATATCTCCGCCGGAAAGATCGGCGCGCAGGTGGAGCTGGCGCCCCGGGCCTTACTGGACCTGCTGGGAGCGGACACGGCGGACCTGATCGTGGAGCAGGGATAA
- the uvrA gene encoding excinuclease ABC subunit UvrA, translated as MQDKIIVKGARANNLKNIDVTIPRDKLVVMTGLSGSGKSSLAFDTIYAEGQRRYVESLSSYARMFLGQMDKPDVDYIEGLSPAISIDQKTTSKNPRSTVGTVTEIYDYLRLLWARVGTPHCPKCGKVIRQQTIDQIIDQVLALPEGTRIQVMAPVIRGKKGEHAKVFEDAKRSGYVRVRADGNLYELDEEIKLEKNKKHNIEVIVDRLIIRPDIQQRLTDSVETASNLSGGLVIVNLLREEQDLMFSQNYACEDCGISIEELTPRMFSFNNPFGACPTCTGLGSQLKVDPALIVPDGSLSILEGAIQASGWNNIRGDGISRMYFEALSKKYHFSLTEPWDTLPEEIREIIFYGTGGEKLELHYDQPRGKGVLYQPFEGICNNIERRWRETQSDASKRELEELMAECPCPTCKGKRLKKESLAVTVGDKDIDALTRLSVVDELQWVDRLELTEQQHLIADRILKEIRSRLGFLQSVGLGYLTLSRSAGTLSGGESQRIRLATQIGSSLMGVLYILDEPSIGLHQRDNDKLLSTLRNLRDLGNTLLVVEHDEDTMRAADYLIDIGPGAGIHGGEVVSAGTPEEVMADPNSLTGQYLSGKKKIPVPSVRRKGSGKFLKVVGAAENNLRHIDVTFPLGTFTVVTGVSGSGKSSLVNEILFKRLGAELMRMKVHPGKCDRIEGIEYLDKVVNIDQSPIGRTPRSNPATYTGLFNDIRDLFAATQEAKSRGYGPGRFSFNVRGGRCEACSGDGMLKIEMHFLPDIFVPCEVCKGKRYNRETLEVHYKGKNIADVLDMTVDEGVEFFSALPKLRNKLQTLQDVGLGYVKLGQPSTELSGGEAQRVKLATELSKIATGKTIYILDEPTTGLHSDDVRKLLEVLQRLVEGGNTVVVIEHNLDVIKCADHLIDLGPEGGDGGGTIVVTGTPEEVAACEKSYTGQYLKRMLG; from the coding sequence ATGCAGGACAAGATCATCGTCAAAGGCGCCCGCGCCAACAACCTGAAAAATATCGACGTCACCATCCCCCGGGACAAGCTGGTGGTGATGACGGGCCTCAGCGGCTCCGGCAAGTCCTCCCTGGCCTTCGACACCATCTACGCCGAGGGACAGCGGCGGTACGTGGAGTCTTTAAGCTCCTACGCCCGGATGTTCCTGGGGCAGATGGACAAGCCGGACGTGGACTATATCGAGGGCCTCTCTCCGGCCATCTCCATCGACCAAAAGACCACCAGCAAGAACCCCCGCTCCACTGTGGGCACGGTGACGGAGATCTACGACTACCTGCGCCTGCTCTGGGCCCGGGTGGGTACGCCCCACTGCCCCAAGTGCGGCAAGGTCATCCGCCAGCAGACCATCGACCAGATCATTGACCAGGTCCTGGCTCTGCCCGAGGGCACCCGCATCCAGGTCATGGCTCCGGTGATCCGGGGCAAGAAGGGCGAGCACGCCAAGGTGTTCGAGGACGCCAAGCGCTCCGGCTACGTCCGGGTCCGGGCCGACGGGAACCTCTACGAGCTGGACGAGGAGATCAAGCTGGAGAAGAATAAGAAGCACAACATCGAGGTCATCGTGGACCGGCTCATCATCCGGCCCGACATCCAGCAGCGGCTGACCGACAGCGTGGAGACCGCCTCCAACCTCTCCGGGGGGCTGGTGATCGTGAACCTGCTGCGGGAGGAGCAGGACCTGATGTTCTCCCAGAACTACGCCTGCGAGGACTGCGGCATCTCCATCGAGGAGCTGACCCCCCGGATGTTCTCCTTCAACAACCCCTTCGGCGCCTGCCCCACCTGCACGGGTCTGGGCAGCCAGCTGAAGGTGGACCCGGCCCTGATCGTGCCGGACGGGTCATTGTCTATCCTGGAGGGGGCCATCCAGGCCAGCGGCTGGAACAATATCCGGGGCGACGGCATCTCCCGGATGTACTTTGAGGCGTTGTCCAAAAAGTATCACTTCTCCCTGACGGAGCCCTGGGACACCCTGCCGGAGGAGATCCGTGAGATCATCTTCTACGGCACCGGCGGGGAGAAGCTGGAACTCCACTACGACCAACCCCGGGGCAAGGGTGTGCTGTACCAGCCCTTCGAAGGCATCTGCAACAACATCGAGCGCCGCTGGCGGGAGACCCAGTCCGACGCCAGCAAACGGGAGCTGGAGGAGCTGATGGCGGAGTGCCCCTGCCCCACCTGCAAGGGCAAGCGGCTGAAAAAGGAGTCCCTGGCCGTCACCGTGGGCGACAAGGACATCGATGCTTTGACCCGCCTGTCCGTGGTGGACGAGCTCCAATGGGTAGATCGGCTGGAGCTGACGGAGCAGCAGCACCTGATCGCCGACCGGATCCTCAAGGAGATCCGGTCCCGGCTGGGCTTTCTCCAGTCCGTGGGCCTGGGATACCTGACCCTGAGCCGCAGCGCCGGGACCCTCTCCGGCGGCGAGAGCCAGCGGATCCGTCTGGCTACCCAGATCGGCTCCAGTCTCATGGGGGTCCTCTATATCTTGGACGAGCCCTCCATCGGCCTCCACCAGCGGGACAACGACAAGCTGCTCTCTACGCTCCGGAATCTCCGGGACCTGGGCAACACACTGCTGGTGGTGGAGCACGACGAGGACACCATGCGCGCCGCCGATTACCTCATCGACATCGGTCCCGGCGCCGGCATCCACGGCGGCGAGGTGGTCTCCGCCGGTACGCCGGAGGAGGTCATGGCCGATCCCAACAGCTTGACCGGCCAGTATCTCTCCGGCAAGAAAAAAATCCCGGTTCCCTCTGTGCGCCGTAAGGGCAGCGGAAAGTTCCTGAAGGTCGTGGGCGCGGCGGAGAACAACCTGCGGCACATCGACGTCACCTTCCCATTAGGAACCTTTACCGTGGTCACCGGTGTCTCCGGCAGCGGAAAGTCGTCCCTTGTCAACGAGATCCTCTTCAAGCGGCTGGGGGCGGAGCTGATGCGGATGAAGGTCCACCCCGGCAAGTGCGACCGGATCGAGGGGATCGAGTATCTGGACAAGGTGGTCAACATCGACCAGAGCCCCATCGGCCGGACGCCCCGGTCCAACCCGGCCACCTATACGGGGCTTTTCAACGACATCCGGGATCTGTTCGCCGCCACCCAGGAGGCCAAGAGCCGGGGCTACGGGCCCGGCCGGTTCTCCTTCAACGTCCGGGGCGGCCGGTGCGAGGCCTGCTCCGGCGACGGTATGCTGAAGATCGAGATGCACTTCCTGCCGGATATCTTCGTGCCCTGCGAGGTGTGCAAGGGAAAGCGGTATAACCGGGAGACCCTGGAGGTCCACTACAAGGGCAAGAACATCGCCGACGTGCTGGACATGACCGTGGACGAGGGAGTGGAGTTCTTCTCCGCCCTGCCGAAGCTGCGCAACAAGCTCCAGACCCTCCAGGATGTGGGATTGGGGTACGTGAAGCTGGGCCAGCCCTCCACGGAGCTCTCCGGCGGCGAGGCCCAGCGGGTGAAGCTGGCCACGGAGCTGAGCAAGATCGCCACGGGAAAGACCATCTATATCCTGGACGAGCCCACCACCGGCCTCCACAGCGACGACGTGCGCAAGCTCCTGGAGGTGCTCCAGCGGCTGGTGGAGGGCGGCAATACCGTGGTGGTCATCGAGCACAACCTGGATGTCATCAAGTGCGCTGACCATCTCATCGACCTGGGGCCCGAGGGCGGCGACGGCGGCGGCACCATCGTCGTCACCGGCACGCCGGAGGAAGTGGCCGCCTGCGAGAAGAGCTATACGGGCCAGTATCTCAAACGGATGCTGGGGTAA
- a CDS encoding helix-turn-helix transcriptional regulator — MDTLQIMGQRLRELRTERKLPQRELAGVLNVTLRHYQRVEHGEINLPVLTLCALADYYGVTTDYLLGRSETR; from the coding sequence ATGGACACATTACAGATAATGGGACAACGCTTGCGAGAGCTGCGGACCGAGCGAAAATTGCCCCAGAGGGAACTTGCGGGAGTTTTGAATGTTACCCTGCGGCATTACCAGAGGGTGGAACATGGAGAGATCAATCTTCCTGTATTGACATTGTGCGCCCTGGCGGATTACTATGGCGTGACGACGGATTATCTGCTGGGCCGCAGCGAGACCCGGTAG
- a CDS encoding EamA family transporter — protein sequence MWFLFALLSAVFAALTSILAKIGIENVDSNLATAIRTTVVLVLAWGIVLLTGKIGGLADIGRRSWVFLTLSGAATGLSWLCYYHALQIGQASRVVPVDKFSVVISLVLAFLVLHEQPDLKTVLGGVLITAGTFVMIL from the coding sequence ATGTGGTTCCTGTTTGCCCTGCTGTCGGCGGTGTTCGCTGCCCTCACGTCCATTCTGGCAAAGATCGGCATTGAGAACGTGGACTCCAATCTGGCCACGGCCATCCGCACCACCGTGGTGCTGGTGCTGGCCTGGGGCATCGTGCTGCTGACGGGAAAAATCGGAGGGCTGGCCGACATCGGCCGGCGCAGCTGGGTGTTTCTGACCCTCTCCGGCGCGGCCACGGGCCTTTCCTGGCTGTGCTACTACCACGCCCTCCAGATCGGCCAGGCCAGCCGTGTGGTGCCGGTGGACAAGTTCAGCGTGGTGATCTCCCTGGTACTGGCCTTTCTGGTGCTCCATGAGCAGCCGGACCTCAAGACCGTCCTGGGCGGCGTGCTGATCACCGCCGGGACCTTCGTGATGATCTTGTAA